The DNA window AGATCACCCGCTGCATTGGGCATGTCGTCTTGCAGATGCTCAGCGGCGTCGAAAAACTCAACCGCCTTGGACAGGCGCCCCGCGGTGACAGCAGAGCTGCACTTACGTGTCCCCGCCATCGGGCCCTTCTCGATCCCGCGCCTTACCTCTCGGGCGCAGCTGGCTATTGAGCCATGCCCGTGTCCCGGCGACGGTCAAGCCTTGCCTGGCCACGTCGCTGAGCAGCGGCTCACCTGCGGCGGCCGCGGCGCGAAGCTCGTCTTCGGTGAACTCGACGATGCGGCCGTCGTTGCCCGTCCAAGCGGTGACCGACCGTGCGAGTTCGCTCACCTGTTGCTCCCACGCCTCCGGATCACCCAGGCGGCCATCGTGTTCGGTGTCGGAGGCGCGCACCAAGAACAGATCAATGTCGCTGTCGAGAGTCATCCGCCCCGTCGCGGCTGACCCGAACACCGCGGCGTACTTGGGCACCTCGCCCCACCCTTCCAGGTGCGCCTCGAGGCGGTCCAGGAACGTTGCGGTCAGCCGTGATAGCGCCAGGATCGGCTCTGCCGCAAGATGTTCGGTGTTGAGTCGGTAAATGTTGGTCCTGCCGACTCGATCATGGAGTACCACACCCTGGGCAGTGAGGCGGGTCAGGACTTTGCGGATGCCTTCGCCTGACGCGGTGGTCAGGATGCGCTGGATCTGGGCGATCGTGAACGTCACCTCGCTGGTCGCCAGCACGCCGAGTACGTCACCGTCCAACGTCGGCGTCACCGTGGCGAACGGCCGGTTCAGCTGCATGGCGGACACCATCTCTTCGTCTACAACTAAAGTTAGAGTATTACAACTATAGTTGGAACCGCTCAGGCGCACAACGCCAGGGCGGCGATGATCGCCCCATGGCCTTCGATCGCCAATGACGTTGTCAGTGCTCTCGGAGCGGATCCGCCCGCTGGACACCCACGTCGGTTGTGACTGTGCCGTCAGGGGAGTGCTATCCGGAGAGCCTTGCTGATTTCCTGCATCGTTGGCGAGGAGAGCGCGCCGAGTGGCTCGGTGAGTTCATCGTGGTAGAGCTGCACGATGTCGTCGACCAGGACAAATCCGACGAGAGGGTCGGCGGCGGTCAAGGGCACGACTGTGGGTACGTGCGCATTCTTGCTCGTCGTAGTGATCCGCGCGGCTAACACGGTGTTCAGGCTTCTGTTCCGGGAGTTGTTGCTGAGGACAACCCACGGCTTCAAGCCGTGCCCCAGGTCCACTCGGTATGTCTGGCTCCGCATCCCGCGATTCACAGATCGGTCTCGTTCCGGCGCGCGTAACGGTCCCGCGCAACCCGGCGCTCGGCGCTGGCGGGCTCGCTGTTGAACTCTGCGGCCAGTTGGGCGTACCCGGCATCAAGGACTCGTTCGCGGAGCGCTTCGGCCCCGGCCTGGAGCAAAGCTCGGAGTGCCCCGGCTTCTGATTTGATGTCGCCTTCACCTCGCTGGCTGGCCCAGTCGCGCAGCGCCTCGAATGAGGCGGACCCTTCGCTTAGGTATGGGGCGATCGCCGCTTCATCCGAGGCTTTGAGGATCAGACTGACTCTCTTGCTCATGCCCCAGATCCTACACCGGATTCAGGTGCACGAACAAGCGCACATTTTGATGCATCCCACGTTCCCTCCAGCCTCCGAGCGACCCGCACAGGCGGGTGGTGACCGAAGTGGCTGGCCCAATGACGAGCAAGCCCGGGAGCGCGAGAGACGGATTGGATCGTCTATCGCAGTCACCGCTTATTCATCGCTAATGATCGAGAACCGGCCTGAATCGATGAGGATTGTTCGGTCTTTTGAGAAGCTCAAGTACCCTGTCGCGCAGGACGTTACAGTCCTATCAGTTGGTTACCGAGAACCCTGAATCACGAATCCGTTGGCCGCGGGTTCGAGCCCCGCCCGCCGCACTCTGTTCCCGAGACATCGGCTGATGGCTGACGTTTCGTCTTTGGGTGACGCCCGACCTTGTTTCGGCTGATGGTTGACAGTTACTTCGGTTGGTCCTTGACGCTCCCTCGATGAGGGAGTTGAGCGTGGCTGAACGCGCCGGCATGTCCGGAGTCTCTGGACTCACCGGGCGGTTCACCAGCCGTTAAGCTCGAAAGTTCCGGATCTCAACCCGAAGTTCCGACAACCGCCGAGAGGTCGACGGCGTCATGCCCGGAGGATTTCTATGGTCTCCTCAGGCCGCGTTGCGGCGCACGCGAAGGCTAGCGTCGCGCAGCAGGCGACGCGACCGGCGGGATCCTGCATTCGAACTACGTTGCGGCGCAATGGAGACGCAACATGACCACACGGCTGATATGGCAGTTGATTCGAGCTCAGGAGTGCGTCGAGCAGATCGAGGCGCGTCTGACTGGCCCGCTGGTCGTTTCCAGCCACGGCGCGATCAGCCCGACGCGACCCGAGGACATCGTGGCGCTTCTGCGCGACACGACCAGACTCACCCATCCGATGCGGGGCCACGACGGCACTCACCCCTGGGTGCCCACCGGCGCGGCACCCGCCCAACACGCCAGGTACCGGGCGGTCCTCAACCCGCTGTTCAGGCCACGAGCGTTGGCGTGGCTCGTGCCGTCCATCCAGGAGCACGCCGCGGCGCTCGTCGACGCGATCGCTGCGAAAGGCCAGTGCGAGGCCGTCGGTGAGGTCGCCCGCCAGCTGGCGACCCAGACAGTGCTGACGCTGCTCGGATTGCCGGCGGGCAGTCTTGAGACGCTGCAGCGGCTACTGGCGCGGCAAGCGGAATTCCCCAGGAGCGCGCCCTTCCATGCCGACCTGATCGAATACGTCAGCCAAGCGATTTCCACAGCCAGGCCGCCGGGGATCATTGCCGCCCTCCGCGACGAATTCGAGGAAGTGGAAATACTGAGCTTCGTCTTGCTCCTGTTCGGTGCGGCAATCGAGACGACGACTGCGGGAATCGGTTTTGCCCTGTTCGAGCTGGCCACCGACCCGCAGTTACGGGCACTGCTCATCCGGCACCCCGATCAGATCGGAACATTCGTCAACGAGGTGCTGCGCCTTTACTCTCCGCTCGGCTATTGCCCGCGCGTCACCCTGGAGGAAATCACCATTGGCGGGGTACGCGTGCCGCCGCTAACCGAACTGGAACTCTCATTGCGCACGTTGAATTTGGCCAGCGGCTACCTCATCACCTGCGGCGACGACAAAATCCGCGGCCGCCCGTTCTACTCATTCGGAGCCGGGTCGCGCCGATGTCTCGGAATGCACGTTGCCCGAGCGCAGCTGATCGTCCTTGTCGCCGAGTTCGTGCGTCGTATCCCCAGCTTCACGGTGGCACAGGACCACATCGAGTTGAACGTCGGCGACGATAGCACCCGACTCGGCCCGACCACCATGCCCTTGCAGTGGCCGACGTGAGAAGCGAAGCCGCCGAGGTCGTCGGTCCGCCGGCAACGGGACGGAAGTGCGTCCTTCGCCGTTTGGGTAGGGACACGGCGTTGTGCCCTGCCTTCAGCGAATCCGGCCGGCGCCGACTCCTCCTGAGGTGTGGCCGCCGGCATCCTCGGCGATACCGGCGCTAAGGCATCGCCACGCCTCTAGCATTCCGTTACATGCGTTCCAAAAGATTTGCGATGCGCAATCTGGTGGGCCGGTTGGCGGCAGCCGTCATGTTGGCGGCAGCGGCGATGGCAGGCACGACGATCGGGACGCCGGCGGTGAGCTCGGCGGAGTGCGAACAGGGGCAGTATTGGGAGCCGTTCACCAAGGCCTGCTACCCACTGGGCGTCGGGCCGCAGCCTCTGGCCTGCGATCCCGGGCAGTGGTGGGATCCGAGCGGCAACGTCTGCCGGCCCCTGGGCGTCGGGCCGCAGCCCTTGGCCTGCGATCCCGGGCAGTGGTGGGACCCGACCACCAATGTCTGCCGGCCCCTGGGCGTCGGACCGCCGGGCGGGTGACAGCCACCGGCTGCCTCGCTCGCCTGCGATGAGCGCGGGCTTGCCAAATAGGGCTTCGGCCCGGCCACGATGGGTAGTGAACCCTCTTGTGCCCCAGGAAGAGACATGCGATGTCTGGTTCGGTCGCGAAGCGCCTTCGGCACATTCGAGCTGCGCTGACCAGCCGGTGGCATCGGCTGGCGTCCCCGGCGTCGGCGAGCACGTCGGACGGCAGGTGGACGGTCGACTCGGCGATGTCGGCGCTGATCGCAGCCTTGTAATTGCCCTGCTGTTGTTGCGCCGCGCGCACATATGTTTGACGACCGAGGGCGCGCAGACCGTGAACGCGAGGTGGCCCGGACGTGACGTTTCGGCGCGCCGTCCGTGGTTCACCGTGCCGGTGTGGCCGGCGCAGGCTATGAAATGACGGTGAGCACCCACCATGTGAACCTGACTCCGCAGGAATCCTTGTTGATCGGCGAAAGTCACCCTGAGGCCCTGCAGCGCATGGATGAAAAGCAGCTGAAGGATCTGCAGAGCCGGCTCAGGACTGCACGCGAGAAGAACTTCAGCCTGCTGCGGCGCCAGGGCGCGGCCCGGGTGGCGGCCGAAGGCGCGCGCGGTGCGGCCCAGCCGGCCAACGAACGGCGTGGTGAAAAGGTGGAGGTCTTCGACGAGGCGCTGGCCCGGGTGAGCCAGCGCCTCGATGCCGTCCGCGACACCGAGTAGTCACGGAGTCGGCCCTCAGCTCCACAAGGCATTCATGGGCTGGGCGTACCTGTCGTTGTAGGTGAGCGGGTTGCCATCGACGGCGTCGCGGTCGACATCCGGCTCGCCAACACGGCTGCGGTTCTTTCCTCCCCTTTGCGGTAGAACGGTACGAGTTGGATCATTGCCGGCCACTCCTGGAAGGGGCTCAACATGCAGTCCGTCAGCGGAACGAACGTCCTCGTCACCGGTGCTGCCATGGGTCTCGGGAAGCTCTTCGCCGCCAACGCCGTCAAGGAGGGCGCCGCCGCGGTCGTCCTCTGGGACGCCAACGAGACCGCGCTGAAGAAGACCGCTGCGGAGTTGGAAGCCGCCGGCGGCGTAATTCGTGTCGAGACCGTCGACGTCACCTCGCAGGATGAGGTGGCCGAGGCCGCCGCGCGCGTCCGTGCAGACGTCGGCACCATTCACGTGCTCTTCAACAACGCCGGAATCGTGCGGGGAAACGGCTACTTCTGGGAGAGCAACCCTCGCGACTTCCTGCTCACCATGGAAGTCAATTCCATCGGCCCAATGCTGGTGGCGCGGGAGTTCCTGCCGGCGATGATCGCGTCCGGTATGCCGTGTCGGGTCGTCAACATCGCATCCTCAGCCGGGCTGAACGCCATCCCCCGCATGGCCGCATACGCCGCTTCGAAGTGGGCGGCAATCGGTTTCTCTGATTCGTTGCGGCTCGAGTTGGAACAGGCCGGCCATCACGACGTCAAAGTCACCACCGTGTGCCCGACGTACATCAACACCGGCATGTTCGAGGGCGCCAAGGGCATACTGTTCACCCCGATGCTCGAACAGGAGGACGTTGTCGACCGCACGTGGACGGCGATGCTCGAGGGCAGGCCGTTTGTGGTGATGCCGTGGACGTCGAAGATGAACAAGGTGCTCTCGGCGGTGTTGCCCGTCCGGCTGCGCGATGCGTACCTCCGCCGCGTCGGCGTGTACAACTCCATGGACGAGTTCACGGGGCATTAGCGCACAGGCGCGATGCACCGGCCCCAGCGATTGCCGGCTCGACACCGAGTAGCGACGGAGTCGGCCCTCAGCCCCAGAAGGCGTTCATGGGCTGGGCGTACATGTCGTTGTAGGTGAGCGGGTTCAGGCCCAAGGAGTCTTCGATCGTGGCCATCAGGCTGTACTCGTTGTAGTAGCTGTTGGTGACGAAGTGGCCGGATTGCATCCCCCCGGTTGCCACGGCCCCCTGGTTGGGGATGACGATCATCGGAACGTTGTTGCCCTGGTTGCCGATGCCCAGTGACAGGTTGTTGTAGTCCTCGTCCCAGGTGATGATGATGGCGTC is part of the Mycobacterium sp. HUMS_12744610 genome and encodes:
- a CDS encoding nucleotidyltransferase domain-containing protein, with amino-acid sequence MQLNRPFATVTPTLDGDVLGVLATSEVTFTIAQIQRILTTASGEGIRKVLTRLTAQGVVLHDRVGRTNIYRLNTEHLAAEPILALSRLTATFLDRLEAHLEGWGEVPKYAAVFGSAATGRMTLDSDIDLFLVRASDTEHDGRLGDPEAWEQQVSELARSVTAWTGNDGRIVEFTEDELRAAAAAGEPLLSDVARQGLTVAGTRAWLNSQLRPRGKARDREGPDGGDT
- a CDS encoding type II toxin-antitoxin system PemK/MazF family toxin: MRSQTYRVDLGHGLKPWVVLSNNSRNRSLNTVLAARITTTSKNAHVPTVVPLTAADPLVGFVLVDDIVQLYHDELTEPLGALSSPTMQEISKALRIALP
- a CDS encoding cytochrome P450, with amino-acid sequence MTTRLIWQLIRAQECVEQIEARLTGPLVVSSHGAISPTRPEDIVALLRDTTRLTHPMRGHDGTHPWVPTGAAPAQHARYRAVLNPLFRPRALAWLVPSIQEHAAALVDAIAAKGQCEAVGEVARQLATQTVLTLLGLPAGSLETLQRLLARQAEFPRSAPFHADLIEYVSQAISTARPPGIIAALRDEFEEVEILSFVLLLFGAAIETTTAGIGFALFELATDPQLRALLIRHPDQIGTFVNEVLRLYSPLGYCPRVTLEEITIGGVRVPPLTELELSLRTLNLASGYLITCGDDKIRGRPFYSFGAGSRRCLGMHVARAQLIVLVAEFVRRIPSFTVAQDHIELNVGDDSTRLGPTTMPLQWPT
- a CDS encoding SDR family NAD(P)-dependent oxidoreductase, which codes for MQSVSGTNVLVTGAAMGLGKLFAANAVKEGAAAVVLWDANETALKKTAAELEAAGGVIRVETVDVTSQDEVAEAAARVRADVGTIHVLFNNAGIVRGNGYFWESNPRDFLLTMEVNSIGPMLVAREFLPAMIASGMPCRVVNIASSAGLNAIPRMAAYAASKWAAIGFSDSLRLELEQAGHHDVKVTTVCPTYINTGMFEGAKGILFTPMLEQEDVVDRTWTAMLEGRPFVVMPWTSKMNKVLSAVLPVRLRDAYLRRVGVYNSMDEFTGH